The Paenibacillus uliginis N3/975 genome has a window encoding:
- the scfA gene encoding six-cysteine ranthipeptide SCIFF — MKRIVTLSTRKLMDTAKHGGCGACQTSCQSACKTSCGVANQRCENPMNK, encoded by the coding sequence ATGAAAAGAATCGTAACACTGAGTACCCGCAAACTGATGGATACCGCAAAACACGGCGGATGTGGCGCATGCCAAACATCTTGCCAGTCCGCTTGTAAGACTTCCTGCGGCGTTGCCAACCAGCGCTGTGAAAACCCAATGAACAAATAG
- the scfB gene encoding thioether cross-link-forming SCIFF peptide maturase → MIHQYQLNGYNIVLDTYSGSVHVVDDLAYKIIELYEHTSPEEILTLMLEQHEHDSGITERDIRETIAAIEELKDTGQLFTEDPYENLSMDLRNRKTYVKALCLNVAHTCNLSCDYCFASQGKYNGDRAIMSYEVGERAIDYLLENSGHHRNLDIDFFGGEPLMAWKVVKQIVAYARSKEKEYKKKFRFTFTTNGMLLNDEVTEFLNKEIYNVVLSLDGRKEIHDRLRTTVNGKGSYDHIVPKFQEFVRKRGDQEYYVRGTYTRNNVDFTNDIFHIADLGFDKLSMEPVICDPREPYALTEKDLPEIYNQYEILAKEMIYRGEQGEGFTFYHYMLDLSEGPCIQKRITGCGSGTEYLAVTPWGELFPCHQFVGDEAYSMGNIWDGITRSELQCQFKESNCYSKPECKDCWAKLYCSGGCPANALHATGSINGIYDFSCDVFRKRVECSMMVKVAESIRVMENE, encoded by the coding sequence ATGATTCATCAATATCAACTTAACGGATACAACATCGTGCTTGATACCTACAGTGGGTCGGTACACGTTGTTGATGATCTGGCATACAAAATCATTGAGCTTTATGAGCATACATCTCCGGAGGAAATCCTGACACTCATGCTGGAGCAGCATGAACACGATTCAGGTATTACCGAGAGAGACATTCGAGAAACCATCGCGGCCATTGAGGAGCTTAAAGATACTGGACAGCTCTTTACCGAAGATCCATATGAGAATCTCTCTATGGATTTAAGGAATCGAAAAACTTATGTTAAAGCACTATGCCTCAATGTCGCGCATACCTGCAATCTATCATGCGACTATTGTTTCGCCAGTCAAGGAAAATACAACGGCGATCGGGCCATCATGAGTTATGAGGTTGGAGAGCGTGCTATCGATTACCTGCTAGAAAATTCAGGACATCACCGAAACCTAGACATTGACTTCTTCGGCGGCGAACCGCTTATGGCCTGGAAAGTCGTCAAGCAGATTGTAGCTTATGCACGAAGCAAAGAAAAAGAATATAAGAAAAAATTCCGCTTCACCTTCACGACGAACGGTATGCTGCTGAACGACGAGGTTACTGAATTTTTAAATAAGGAAATATACAACGTCGTACTCAGTCTGGATGGTAGAAAAGAGATTCATGACCGGCTCCGCACAACCGTTAACGGAAAAGGCAGCTATGACCATATTGTACCGAAGTTCCAGGAATTCGTCCGAAAACGTGGAGACCAAGAATACTATGTACGAGGAACCTACACTCGTAACAATGTCGATTTCACCAATGATATATTCCATATCGCAGACCTTGGTTTTGATAAACTTTCGATGGAACCAGTCATCTGTGATCCGCGAGAGCCTTATGCACTAACCGAGAAGGATCTTCCGGAAATTTACAACCAGTACGAAATTCTCGCCAAGGAAATGATCTACCGTGGTGAACAAGGCGAAGGCTTTACCTTCTATCATTACATGCTTGACCTATCTGAAGGCCCTTGCATCCAGAAAAGAATCACCGGCTGCGGGTCAGGAACGGAATATCTTGCTGTCACGCCATGGGGAGAGCTTTTCCCTTGCCACCAGTTCGTCGGAGATGAAGCGTACAGCATGGGGAACATCTGGGACGGTATCACACGATCTGAGTTGCAATGCCAATTTAAAGAGAGCAACTGCTACTCGAAGCCGGAATGCAAGGATTGCTGGGCCAAACTCTACTGCAGCGGCGGCTGTCCTGCCAATGCCCTGCACGCGACGGGTTCCATCAACGGCATCTATGACTTTAGTTGTGATGTTTTCCGCAAGAGGGTTGAATGTTCCATGATGGTGAAGGTTGCCGAGTCGATCAGAGTTATGGAGAACGAGTAA
- a CDS encoding type II toxin-antitoxin system PemK/MazF family toxin: MRKRKHTYRQTGALLDGSAFFCISECTGSSAICPVTSKAKGYPFEVFIPQDLPLDGVILSDQIKSLDWQSRQVKFIGRVPKETLDEVLSKVDLLIH, translated from the coding sequence ATTAGGAAGAGGAAGCACACTTATAGACAAACAGGGGCTCTGCTTGATGGCAGCGCCTTTTTCTGCATATCTGAGTGTACTGGCAGCAGCGCCATCTGTCCGGTTACTTCCAAGGCTAAAGGCTACCCGTTCGAGGTGTTTATTCCACAGGATCTACCGCTAGATGGGGTTATTCTTTCTGATCAAATCAAGAGCCTCGATTGGCAATCTCGCCAAGTCAAGTTTATTGGCAGAGTTCCAAAGGAGACATTGGATGAGGTTTTGTCTAAGGTAGACTTGTTGATTCACTAA
- a CDS encoding HIRAN domain-containing protein, translating into MQIEFNVSGVTFEDRPNIIRRYATDGDTIYLVREPNNEYDSNAIKVFLPNRKSIGYVPKEFTPLLAKYLDSGGSIFAKVKSVNNRGEDLQSITISISTQNKAGYVMGDIKGFIYDEDSPEESTHDIECFGIIQYKDGLGTDLNKPIVHLVACYELTNFHVDDIKERNPLSEREIYLVKAFEQVTPNNALSDIGYVMREYSKYVSRDSDDRYQFKSLREDVVIQEQYHTVYITSEDSLNDLSKKRQALETNYFDTLRKELNNIETQKIKYTIIPFEENSYIFERINEKYIGEKRYSILTINYHLQIKSNLEMSIKEQADFFNKLERIKMGSSRLLNEQLVLI; encoded by the coding sequence ATGCAAATTGAATTTAATGTATCTGGAGTCACCTTTGAGGATCGTCCAAATATTATTAGAAGATATGCTACTGATGGAGATACAATTTATTTAGTTCGAGAGCCAAACAATGAGTATGATTCAAATGCTATTAAGGTATTCCTACCTAATAGGAAATCTATTGGGTATGTCCCAAAGGAATTCACACCATTACTAGCGAAGTATCTCGATAGTGGTGGAAGTATTTTTGCAAAAGTAAAATCTGTTAATAATAGAGGGGAAGATTTACAAAGTATAACAATTTCGATTAGCACGCAGAATAAAGCTGGCTATGTTATGGGAGATATTAAAGGTTTTATTTATGATGAGGATTCACCTGAGGAATCTACACATGACATTGAATGTTTTGGAATTATTCAATATAAAGATGGTTTAGGAACAGATCTTAATAAGCCTATAGTACATTTAGTAGCTTGTTATGAACTTACCAATTTTCATGTTGATGATATCAAGGAAAGAAATCCGTTATCTGAAAGGGAAATATATTTAGTTAAGGCATTTGAGCAAGTAACTCCTAATAATGCTTTGAGTGATATAGGTTACGTAATGAGAGAATATAGTAAATATGTATCTCGCGATAGCGATGATCGTTATCAATTTAAGTCATTAAGGGAAGATGTTGTTATTCAAGAACAATATCATACGGTCTATATTACAAGTGAAGACTCACTTAATGATTTAAGTAAAAAACGACAGGCACTTGAAACTAACTATTTTGATACCTTAAGAAAAGAATTAAATAACATTGAAACACAGAAAATAAAATATACGATTATTCCCTTTGAAGAAAATAGCTATATTTTTGAACGCATTAATGAAAAATACATAGGTGAAAAAAGATACTCAATTTTGACAATTAATTATCATCTCCAAATTAAATCAAATTTAGAGATGAGTATAAAAGAGCAAGCTGACTTTTTCAATAAATTAGAACGAATAAAAATGGGTTCAAGTCGTCTTTTAAATGAGCAATTAGTTCTTATATAG